aaaaaaaagaatgtgtcagTAACTGGTTCATTAGTAGTTTACAGGTCTTACAAACaagcaacaataaaaacacaaggaaTTATAAAGTTCCCTGTGTGACAAAGCTGTTTCTCCAAACTCTATGTGTAAATGTCATAATGTCAGTTATCCTCATATCAAATCAGTCTCACACTAGCACTGTCCCCCGTTAGCATACAAACGCTTCATACACAAATAATTTAGCCTAAAGTGGAATGACAGAAAAttgtaaacattttatttggCAGAGTTACGTCGTCAAACAGCTTAATAAATAGATTAAAAAGTTCACTTTCCCCTCAGATATAGAATTGagtgaaaatatatttacaaaaccGTTAAgtctcacagagaaaatgacaaaaatagtACTATAGAGTGCTAAATGACAGCTAAATCAGAATGGATGTTTTCAGGCATGGTGAAATGTGTGGTGGTAATGTCTAAGAAATGGAGTTTGTCATGCATGTACGCTGGTACCAAAGTCTTAAGCCCTGAAAGACAGACAACTGGTACCTCTGTTCTTTCACTACCTACTTTCATCACAACATTCAATTGCTCAAATCAATGACCAGATGTTCATAAATCTGAGTCTTCCCTTTAAAACTGGAGGCCAGGAGAAACTCGCGGTTGTCGATGGACACTGGACAGAAAGCTCTGGGAGCTTGGATATTCAGCTCCTGGAAGTGAACGAATTGGCCTTTCTTAGCGTCCCAGCGGTAGACCTGGGTGAAGGAGTAGTCACTGCCAAGAATAGCATACTGCCAGCTGGCCACGGCGAAAGGCTGAAAGACCATGGAGCCGCGGGAAGGCATGGTCTGGATCTCGCTGAACATGCTGCCGTCCCACTTCATCACCTTGGAGTCGCCGATAAAACGAGTGAGGCATATGTACAGGTCACTCTTCGCTTTAAAGTGCTTCACAGCATAAACGTCCTCCATCTCGGGAATGTCCGTGCGTCGCTCGAAAAGCTTGGTGCTCTTGTTCCACTGGTAGATGACCGGCCGCTGGGAGCTGCTGGACAGAATCAAGTGAGGTTTTCCAGAAATTTCCAGGTACTCCACGTCCGTGTCACGATACCACGGGTGGAGGGACTGATGGGAGTAGAAGCCATTGCCATTCCACTTGTACACCGTGGTGGAGCCGGCTTTGGAGCTATCAGCGATGATGAAGAAAGACTCCCCTTCAACGCGGAAAATCTCCACATCGTTGGGTTtccttatttttaaaatgtctatgTCTTGGATTTTGATGAATTTGTTGGCAGAGATATCCCTCTTGTAGATGTGAGAGCCACCAAAGAGTTGAGCCACTATGATAAATAATTGATTATCAATGACCAATGGCTTGCAAATGACAGTGGAAGTGCctgtaaaacaaaaacgtaCATGAACTTTCACCAGTTCTTGACCTTTGACGACAGCAATAAACCTTTCACTGGCCTTTTTCTTACTCTACAAACGTTTTACATCAGAATAAATACAATAGTTAACTGCATGAATGTGTTACGATGTTACAATCATGATGTGTTGATCTAAAGTTAAGTCCCTTGTGTCTTCATTACAATGCTCCTCTTTTCACTCTGCTCTTCTTTACTCTGCCTATGAATGTTTAAGATATCATTAGGCGTGTCTTCCTTGACTGAGTAGAGTCATGCAGTCAGGAAACAGCTACAGTAAAACCATATCTTT
This sequence is a window from Chanos chanos chromosome 4, fChaCha1.1, whole genome shotgun sequence. Protein-coding genes within it:
- the lgi1a gene encoding leucine-rich glioma-inactivated protein 1a; the protein is MGYAKAIFRAFAICLCIASLLILTESSRRARPPRCPSGCTCTKDNALCGNTGSIPRSFPPDVIALSFVKSGFTEIPKESFIHTPALHLLLFTANSFESINEDAFLGLPHLEYLFIEDNQIKSISPYAFRGLKSLIHLSLAFNKLESLPKDLFKGMDALTKVDLRGNRFICDCKLKWLVDWMVNTNATVDQISCSGPPQYQDRKINDLSPQHFDCITTEFAVRKSEPFQSISVEAFSFGSDQFVVFAQPFIGKCSFMEWDHVNMDFRNFDDIKSTSTVICKPLVIDNQLFIIVAQLFGGSHIYKRDISANKFIKIQDIDILKIRKPNDVEIFRVEGESFFIIADSSKAGSTTVYKWNGNGFYSHQSLHPWYRDTDVEYLEISGKPHLILSSSSQRPVIYQWNKSTKLFERRTDIPEMEDVYAVKHFKAKSDLYICLTRFIGDSKVMKWDGSMFSEIQTMPSRGSMVFQPFAVASWQYAILGSDYSFTQVYRWDAKKGQFVHFQELNIQAPRAFCPVSIDNREFLLASSFKGKTQIYEHLVIDLSN